One Carassius gibelio isolate Cgi1373 ecotype wild population from Czech Republic chromosome B18, carGib1.2-hapl.c, whole genome shotgun sequence DNA segment encodes these proteins:
- the LOC127977697 gene encoding transaldolase-like: MSVSPDKRRKMESALEQIKKHTVVVADTGDFNAIEEYKPQDATTNPSLILAAAKMSIYQPLVEQAIKYGIANGGSEEEQVTNAMDKLFVNFGLEILKKVPGRVSTEVDARLSFDKEAMVSRARRLISLYEEAGVSKERILIKLSSTWEGIQAGQELEEKDGIHCNMTLLFSFAQAVACAEAHVTLISPFVGRILDWYKENTDRKNYEPHEDPGVQSVTKIYNYYKKFNYRTVVMGASFRNTGEVKALAGCDLLTISPGLLGELSQDHSAVTCSLTPQGAKQCDLEQVHLDEKSFRWLHNEDRMAVEKLSDGIRKFAADAIKLETMIKERMFNVKNGQ; the protein is encoded by the exons CTATTGAAGAGTACAAGCCTCAGGATGCCACCACCAATCCTTCTCTGATTCTGGCTGCAGCGAAGATGTCCATCTACCAGCCTCTCGTGGAGCAGGCCATCAAATACGGCATCGCTAACGGCGG GAGTGAGGAGGAGCAGGTGACCAATGCCATGGACAAGCTGTTTGTGAACTTCGGTTTGGAGATCTTAAAGAAGGTTCCTGGCCGGGTCTCCACTGAAGTCGATGCCAG gCTGTCGTTCGATAAGGAGGCGATGGTGTCTCGTGCTCGGAGGCTCATCTCTCTCTATGAGGAGGCAGGAGTCAGTAAGGAGCGCATCCTCATCAAACTCTCCTCCACGTGGGAGGGCATTCAGGCCGGACA ggaGCTGGAGGAGAAGGACGGGATCCACTGCAACATGACTCTGCTGTTCTCCTTCGCTCAGGCTGTTGCGTGTGCAGAGGCTCACGTCACCCTCATCTCGCCCTTCGTGGGGCGGATCCTGGACTGGTACAAAGAAAACACCGACCGCAAAAACTACGAGCCCCATGAAGATCCAG GTGTGCAGAGTGTCACCAAGATCTACAACTACTACAAGAAGTTCAACTACAGGACGGTGGTGATGGGCGCCTCCTTCAGGAACACAGGGGAAGTGAAGGCTCTGGCCGGCTGTGATCTGCTCACCATCTCCCCGGGGCTGCTGGGAGAGCTCAGTCAGGACCACAGCGCGGTGACCTGTTCCCTCACGCCGCAGGGAG CGAAGCAGTGCGATCTGGAGCAGGTGCACCTGGATGAGAAGAGCTTCCGCTGGCTACACAACGAGGACCGCATGGCCGTGGAGAAACTCTCTGATGGGATACGCAAATTTGCAGCTGACGCCATCAAACTCGAGACCATGATCAAg GAAAGGATGTTTAACGTGAAGAACGGCCAGTAG